A portion of the Streptomyces coeruleoprunus genome contains these proteins:
- a CDS encoding DUF5133 domain-containing protein has protein sequence MLLAHPAVLRELLARYESLSAASQELALAPDLKRRLEDVTYTLCVTTGTRQLEHALAAARARLAATAG, from the coding sequence ATGCTGTTGGCGCATCCCGCTGTGCTTCGTGAACTCCTGGCCCGGTACGAGTCCCTCAGCGCCGCCTCTCAGGAACTGGCCCTCGCGCCCGACCTGAAGCGCCGTCTCGAGGACGTGACGTACACCCTGTGCGTGACCACCGGTACGCGGCAGCTCGAGCACGCCCTCGCGGCGGCGCGGGCGCGGCTCGCGGCGACCGCCGGTTGA
- a CDS encoding MurR/RpiR family transcriptional regulator: MPSGQQARAQAAAITPGRQAPEAEPTPAEKVRALFEGHRLSPGQRRIAQYLVDHLTEAAFLSITDLAERAGVSQPSVTRFATSLGYSGFPALREALQPIALSAVAGSPEAREEIRRNELQAAIDAEIENLESLRRVLGDPGQVLEVGRELARSVPLTVLGLRISVSLAEYFAYAARRIHPDVRVVTRGGSVAYDTLLQAREAGGTWVLAFAMPRHANETLAAMRAARRTGLRVALITDLTLGPLVDEADVTLTAPTGSRLVFDSYAAPGVLCAAVLQAMADAEPERTQARLEGYEQAAMQHDFFLDD, translated from the coding sequence GTGCCATCCGGTCAGCAGGCGCGCGCTCAGGCGGCCGCGATCACTCCGGGGCGGCAGGCCCCGGAGGCGGAGCCGACTCCGGCGGAGAAGGTGCGGGCGCTGTTCGAAGGCCATCGGCTGTCCCCGGGGCAGCGGCGTATCGCGCAGTATCTGGTGGACCACCTCACGGAGGCGGCGTTCCTGTCGATCACGGATCTCGCGGAGCGGGCCGGGGTGAGCCAGCCGTCGGTGACGCGGTTCGCGACCTCGCTCGGCTACAGCGGGTTCCCGGCGCTGCGGGAGGCGCTGCAGCCGATCGCGCTGAGCGCGGTGGCGGGTTCGCCGGAGGCGCGGGAGGAGATCCGGCGCAACGAGCTGCAGGCGGCGATCGACGCGGAGATCGAGAACCTGGAGAGTCTGCGGCGGGTCCTGGGCGATCCGGGGCAGGTCCTGGAGGTGGGGCGGGAGCTGGCGCGATCGGTGCCCTTGACGGTGCTGGGTCTGCGTATCTCGGTGTCGCTGGCGGAGTACTTCGCGTACGCGGCGCGGCGGATCCATCCGGACGTGCGGGTGGTCACGCGGGGCGGGAGCGTGGCCTACGACACGCTGCTCCAGGCGCGCGAGGCGGGCGGTACGTGGGTGCTGGCGTTCGCGATGCCGCGGCACGCGAACGAGACGCTGGCGGCGATGCGGGCGGCGCGGCGCACCGGGCTGCGTGTGGCGCTGATCACGGACCTGACGTTGGGTCCTCTGGTGGACGAGGCCGATGTGACGCTCACGGCGCCGACGGGTTCACGCCTCGTCTTCGACTCGTACGCGGCGCCGGGCGTGCTGTGCGCGGCGGTGCTCCAAGCGATGGCGGACGCCGAACCGGAGCGTACGCAGGCGCGGTTGGAGGGGTACGAGCAGGCCGCCATGCAGCACGACTTCTTCCTGGACGACTGA
- a CDS encoding nicotinate phosphoribosyltransferase has product MSDVTTTDLYEVTMALSYAREGMDRAATFSLFVRKLPRSRGFLVSAGLEPVLDHLTGFRVTAADVRRFAAALHRDPADLEPLRGTAFRGEVRAVPEGRVVHAGEPLLEVTAPLPQAQLVETFLLNQVSHQTTVASKAARCVLAAGGHPVVDFSLRRTHGPYAGFQAARAGGLVGFAGTSNVAAATRLGMAASGTMAHSYVQAFPDEETAFRAFARAHPGPVTFLVDTYDTAAGVATAARVLRDLARGPGCGIRLDSGDLAAEARRARAILDAAGLPEVRIVVSGGLDESGVAALVRAGAPIDVYAVGTRVGTSADAPYLDSAYKLVEYDGRPVMKLSSAKVTAPGRKQVFRRPGGPDVIALWDEPCPEGAEPLLRTVMRDGRRIGPPDDLAAAHARFVEDVSALPPAARGIDDPEPVVPEVSPRLAELTARVRDRLAAGAAWQRGG; this is encoded by the coding sequence ATGTCGGACGTCACCACCACCGATCTGTACGAGGTGACGATGGCCCTGTCCTACGCCCGGGAGGGCATGGACCGGGCGGCCACCTTCAGTCTGTTCGTGCGGAAGCTTCCTCGTTCTCGCGGGTTCCTCGTCAGTGCCGGTCTGGAACCCGTTCTGGACCACTTGACCGGGTTCCGCGTCACCGCGGCCGACGTACGGCGCTTCGCCGCGGCGCTGCACCGGGACCCGGCGGACCTGGAGCCGCTGCGGGGCACCGCGTTCCGGGGGGAGGTGCGGGCGGTGCCCGAGGGGCGGGTGGTGCATGCCGGGGAGCCGCTGCTGGAGGTCACGGCGCCGCTGCCGCAGGCGCAGCTGGTGGAGACGTTCCTCCTGAACCAGGTCAGCCATCAGACGACCGTGGCGTCCAAGGCGGCGCGGTGCGTGCTGGCCGCGGGCGGGCACCCGGTGGTGGACTTCTCGCTGCGCCGGACGCACGGGCCGTACGCCGGGTTCCAGGCGGCGCGCGCGGGCGGTCTGGTGGGCTTCGCGGGCACGAGCAACGTGGCGGCGGCGACGCGGCTGGGCATGGCGGCGTCCGGGACGATGGCCCACTCGTACGTCCAGGCGTTCCCGGACGAGGAGACGGCCTTCCGGGCGTTCGCACGGGCGCACCCCGGGCCGGTCACGTTCCTGGTCGACACGTACGACACGGCCGCCGGCGTAGCGACGGCCGCGCGGGTGCTGCGGGACCTGGCCCGTGGGCCCGGCTGCGGGATCCGGCTGGACAGCGGCGACCTGGCGGCCGAGGCCCGCCGGGCCCGGGCGATCCTGGACGCGGCCGGCCTGCCGGAGGTGCGGATCGTCGTCAGCGGGGGCCTCGACGAGTCCGGCGTCGCCGCGCTGGTCCGGGCCGGTGCGCCGATCGACGTGTACGCGGTGGGCACGCGGGTCGGCACGTCGGCGGACGCGCCGTACCTGGACTCGGCGTACAAGCTGGTCGAGTACGACGGCCGGCCGGTGATGAAGCTGTCGTCTGCGAAGGTGACCGCGCCCGGCCGCAAGCAGGTCTTCCGCCGGCCGGGCGGGCCGGACGTGATCGCGTTGTGGGACGAGCCGTGCCCGGAGGGCGCCGAGCCGCTGCTGCGCACGGTGATGCGGGACGGCCGCAGGATCGGGCCGCCCGACGACCTGGCGGCCGCGCACGCACGGTTCGTCGAGGACGTCTCGGCGCTGCCGCCGGCCGCCCGCGGGATCGACGACCCCGAGCCGGTGGTCCCGGAGGTGTCGCCCCGGCTCGCGGAGCTGACCGCCCGGGTGCGGGACCGGCTGGCCGCCGGGGCGGCCTGGCAACGCGGCGGCTGA
- a CDS encoding class I SAM-dependent methyltransferase — MFTPDGPTFRELAVQALSSIEHGYDLLAPKFDRTPFRTPGPVLDAVADALRPLGPFGAGLDVCCGTGAGTDVLRGLCRDRVTGVDFSTGMLERARAAHRPEPGMVDAEWLRADVRALPFREEFDLAVSFGAFGHFLPRERPLLFARVHAALRPGGRFAFPVAAPPRTGSPAYWALWGFDAAMRVRNALWRPPFVMYYRTFPLSGVLADLGRAGFTVELTPLDALGRRPDGAPRCRLVLARRPG, encoded by the coding sequence ATGTTCACACCCGACGGACCCACCTTCCGCGAGCTGGCCGTCCAGGCCCTCTCCTCCATCGAGCACGGCTACGACCTGCTCGCGCCGAAGTTCGACCGTACGCCCTTCCGTACGCCCGGCCCCGTCCTGGACGCCGTGGCGGACGCCCTGCGGCCGCTCGGGCCCTTCGGCGCGGGCCTCGACGTGTGCTGCGGCACCGGGGCCGGCACGGACGTCCTGCGGGGACTGTGCCGGGACCGCGTCACGGGCGTGGACTTCAGCACCGGCATGCTCGAACGGGCGCGGGCCGCGCACCGCCCCGAGCCCGGCATGGTGGACGCCGAGTGGCTGCGGGCGGACGTGCGGGCGCTGCCGTTCCGCGAGGAGTTCGACCTGGCCGTGTCCTTCGGGGCGTTCGGCCACTTCCTGCCCCGGGAGCGGCCCCTGCTGTTCGCGCGGGTCCACGCGGCGCTGCGGCCCGGCGGGCGGTTCGCGTTCCCCGTCGCGGCGCCGCCCCGGACCGGCTCGCCGGCCTACTGGGCGCTGTGGGGCTTCGACGCGGCGATGCGGGTGCGCAACGCGCTGTGGCGGCCGCCGTTCGTCATGTACTACCGCACGTTCCCGCTCTCCGGCGTGCTCGCCGACCTGGGCCGGGCCGGCTTCACCGTGGAGCTCACCCCGCTCGACGCCCTGGGCCGCCGCCCCGACGGCGCGCCCCGCTGCCGCCTGGTCTTGGCGCGCCGCCCCGGCTAG
- a CDS encoding Rv1733c family protein: protein MGTVADAAEWRHPWRDGPLRRPVDVVEGWLLLVLGTALWAGALLVGALAGWIAYGQGVEQADQQRASRQPVQAEVVRDVSGGPGHWADGDGRVQKMRAEVRWTGTDGRPATGVTLVPADAGRGDRLEVWLDAYGRPTQPPMSPSDVWLGAVMAGTTVGLLGAGAAAGARVVVRRVAERRRMAQWEDEWERVEPEWRRRGAWGP, encoded by the coding sequence GTGGGGACAGTGGCAGACGCGGCGGAGTGGCGGCACCCGTGGCGGGACGGCCCGCTGCGGCGGCCGGTCGACGTCGTCGAGGGCTGGCTCCTGCTCGTCCTCGGTACGGCCCTGTGGGCGGGCGCGCTGCTCGTCGGGGCGCTCGCCGGCTGGATCGCTTACGGGCAGGGCGTGGAACAGGCCGACCAGCAGCGGGCTTCCCGGCAGCCGGTCCAGGCCGAGGTCGTGCGGGACGTGTCCGGCGGTCCGGGCCACTGGGCGGACGGTGACGGGCGCGTGCAGAAGATGCGGGCGGAGGTCCGCTGGACCGGCACCGACGGGCGGCCGGCGACGGGCGTGACGCTCGTGCCCGCCGACGCCGGACGCGGTGACCGGCTGGAGGTGTGGCTGGACGCGTACGGCCGGCCGACGCAGCCGCCCATGAGCCCGTCGGACGTCTGGCTGGGCGCCGTCATGGCCGGCACGACGGTCGGTCTGCTGGGCGCGGGGGCGGCGGCGGGTGCCCGGGTGGTCGTGCGCCGCGTCGCCGAACGGAGGCGCATGGCGCAGTGGGAGGACGAGTGGGAGCGCGTCGAGCCCGAGTGGCGCCGGCGCGGTGCCTGGGGCCCGTAG
- a CDS encoding universal stress protein — protein MNHEPTTGPDPHRGAVVAGVDGSPEARAAVLWAAAEAGRRGLPLRIVHASGTDTRTPYASVETLERIRHEGHDLLVRTADLVAERFPDLPVTRTLSHRQPAAALLDAAGDDGTIVVGNRGHGGFTALMLGSVGLDVASRAKAPVIVVRGDLERPRTGTVVAAVKGEEDHHWVRHAARAARWREATLRLITVWSPVSQVGEAVTMLDNVDEIAHERVHELHELADRLREEFPGLTVTIEVVSGHSTAGRLVEATEQADLVVVSTHRKPLGLGRTLGRVTHALLHHAHCPVEVVPRPKHEGDPLDRDAADEEV, from the coding sequence ATGAACCACGAGCCGACCACGGGACCGGACCCGCACCGCGGGGCGGTCGTCGCGGGCGTCGACGGCTCGCCCGAGGCAAGGGCCGCGGTCCTGTGGGCCGCCGCCGAAGCCGGCCGGCGTGGCCTGCCGCTGCGCATCGTCCACGCCTCGGGTACCGACACTCGCACCCCCTACGCGTCGGTCGAGACCCTCGAACGCATCCGCCACGAGGGGCACGACCTGCTCGTGCGGACGGCCGACCTGGTCGCCGAGCGATTCCCCGACCTGCCCGTCACCCGCACGCTCAGCCACCGCCAGCCCGCCGCCGCGCTGCTGGACGCCGCCGGCGACGACGGCACGATCGTCGTCGGCAACCGCGGCCACGGCGGCTTCACGGCGCTGATGCTGGGCTCCGTCGGACTGGACGTCGCCAGCCGCGCCAAGGCGCCCGTCATCGTCGTCCGCGGAGACCTCGAACGCCCGCGGACGGGCACCGTCGTCGCCGCCGTCAAGGGCGAGGAGGACCACCACTGGGTCCGCCACGCCGCCCGCGCGGCACGGTGGCGGGAGGCGACCCTGCGCCTGATCACCGTGTGGAGCCCGGTCTCCCAGGTCGGCGAGGCCGTCACCATGCTCGACAACGTCGACGAGATCGCCCACGAACGCGTCCACGAACTGCACGAACTGGCCGACCGGCTGCGGGAGGAGTTCCCCGGCCTGACCGTCACCATCGAAGTCGTGAGCGGGCACTCCACCGCCGGCCGGCTCGTCGAGGCCACCGAGCAGGCGGACCTCGTCGTCGTGAGCACCCACCGCAAGCCGCTCGGCCTCGGCAGGACGCTCGGACGCGTCACCCACGCGCTGCTCCACCACGCCCACTGCCCCGTCGAGGTCGTCCCGCGCCCGAAGCACGAGGGCGATCCACTGGACCGGGACGCGGCGGACGAGGAGGTGTGA
- a CDS encoding SpoIIE family protein phosphatase, with product MSVVNFFDRFRGASVRSLAERRPRSVAGQVFVLQVTLVVLLVLGAVLALLLQSRYDGDREARSRSIAVAQSVAHSPGLLEALEQPDPAKVLQPFAETTRKKAGVDFIVVMDTNGIRYSHPLPERIGKRFVGTIEPSLAGRVHTEHVAGPLGDEVQAVVPVTTPDGQVVALVSAGLKVKNVTGVVNRQLPVILGISAAGLGVATAGTALVTRRLRRQTHGLGPAEMTRVYEHHDAVLHAVREGVVIVGGDGRLVLANDEAVRLLKLPPRAEGRLVEELPGLDPRVAELLTSGRLATDEVVPAADRLLAVNQRPTDPYGGPAGTVVTIRDTTELSALSGRAEVARKRLNLLYDAGVGIGTTLDVVRTAEELAEVAVPRFADFVTIDLADPVLRGEEPSGRNSDMRRTASRGIRDDHPLYPAGRMIEFVPSSPQARGYGSGRAELVPDLSDAPGWHAQDPERAAAIVAYGIHSLIAVPLKARGVVLGVANFWRMEKPEPFEDEDVAVAEELVARAAVAIDNARRYTREHALAVTLQRSLLPRALPEQSALEVAHRYLPAQSGVGGDWFDVIPLPGSRVALVVGDVVGHGLHAAATMGRLRTAVHNFSTLDLPPDELLGRLDDLVGRIDQDEAGLNGEAGMTGATCLYAVYDPVSRRCALARAGHPLPAVVEPDGQVAFPDLPAGPPLGLGGIPYETTELELAEGSQLVFYTDGLVEDRTRDIDVGLELLRQALAHPDRTPEESCKAVLEALLPAHPKDDVALLVARTRTLGGDRIADWDVPFHPGAVAGVRAAAVAQLDAWGLSELSFATELVLSELITNAIRYGAAPVHVRLLHDRGVTCEVADSSSTSPHLRYAATTDEGGRGLFLVAQLSERWGTRYTAHGKVIWAELPPTGGTSSAERDGALLLDAFDVDPI from the coding sequence ATGAGCGTGGTCAACTTTTTCGACCGGTTCCGAGGCGCGTCGGTCCGGTCACTGGCCGAAAGGCGTCCACGGAGCGTCGCGGGGCAGGTGTTCGTCCTGCAGGTGACGCTCGTCGTGCTGCTGGTCCTCGGAGCCGTCCTCGCCCTGCTGCTGCAGTCGCGCTACGACGGCGACCGCGAGGCCCGCAGCCGGTCGATCGCCGTCGCGCAGTCCGTCGCCCATTCGCCCGGCCTGCTGGAGGCGCTGGAGCAGCCCGACCCCGCCAAGGTGCTCCAGCCGTTCGCGGAGACCACCCGCAAGAAGGCGGGCGTCGACTTCATCGTCGTCATGGACACCAACGGCATCCGCTACAGCCACCCCCTGCCCGAGCGGATCGGCAAACGCTTCGTCGGCACCATCGAGCCGTCCCTCGCCGGACGCGTCCACACCGAGCACGTCGCGGGCCCCCTCGGCGACGAGGTCCAGGCCGTCGTGCCCGTGACCACCCCCGACGGGCAGGTCGTCGCCCTCGTCTCCGCCGGACTGAAGGTCAAGAACGTCACGGGTGTCGTCAACCGCCAGCTCCCCGTCATCCTCGGCATCAGCGCCGCCGGCCTCGGCGTGGCCACCGCCGGGACGGCGCTCGTCACGCGCCGGCTCCGCCGCCAGACCCACGGCCTCGGCCCCGCCGAGATGACCCGGGTGTACGAGCACCACGACGCCGTCCTGCACGCCGTCCGCGAGGGCGTCGTCATCGTCGGCGGTGACGGCCGCCTCGTCCTCGCCAACGACGAGGCCGTACGGCTCCTGAAGCTGCCGCCCCGGGCCGAGGGCCGGCTCGTCGAGGAGCTGCCGGGCCTCGACCCGCGCGTGGCGGAGCTGCTCACCTCCGGCCGCCTCGCCACCGACGAGGTCGTCCCCGCGGCCGACCGGCTCCTCGCCGTCAACCAGCGCCCCACCGACCCGTACGGCGGACCGGCCGGCACCGTCGTCACCATCCGCGACACCACCGAGCTGAGCGCCCTCAGCGGACGCGCCGAGGTGGCCCGCAAACGGCTCAACCTGCTGTACGACGCGGGCGTCGGCATCGGCACCACCCTCGACGTCGTCCGCACCGCCGAGGAACTGGCCGAGGTCGCCGTGCCGCGCTTCGCCGACTTCGTCACCATCGACCTCGCCGATCCCGTCCTGCGCGGCGAGGAGCCCTCCGGACGGAACAGCGACATGCGCCGCACTGCCTCCCGGGGCATCCGCGACGACCACCCCCTCTACCCGGCCGGGCGCATGATCGAGTTCGTGCCCTCCTCGCCCCAGGCACGCGGATACGGCAGCGGCCGCGCCGAACTGGTGCCGGACCTGTCCGACGCCCCCGGCTGGCACGCCCAGGACCCCGAGCGGGCGGCCGCCATCGTCGCGTACGGCATCCACTCGCTGATCGCCGTGCCGCTCAAGGCCCGGGGCGTGGTGCTGGGCGTCGCGAACTTCTGGCGCATGGAGAAGCCCGAGCCGTTCGAGGACGAGGACGTGGCCGTGGCGGAGGAGCTGGTCGCCCGGGCCGCCGTCGCCATCGACAACGCCCGCCGCTACACCCGTGAGCACGCCCTCGCCGTCACCCTCCAGCGCAGCCTCCTGCCCCGCGCCCTGCCCGAGCAGAGCGCCCTGGAGGTCGCCCACCGCTACCTGCCCGCCCAGTCCGGCGTCGGCGGCGACTGGTTCGACGTCATCCCGCTGCCCGGCAGCCGTGTCGCCCTCGTCGTCGGCGACGTCGTCGGCCACGGCCTGCACGCCGCCGCCACCATGGGCCGCCTGCGCACCGCGGTGCACAACTTCTCCACCCTCGACCTGCCGCCCGACGAACTCCTCGGCCGCCTCGACGACCTGGTGGGCCGCATCGACCAGGACGAGGCCGGGCTGAACGGCGAAGCCGGGATGACCGGTGCGACCTGCCTGTACGCCGTGTACGACCCGGTGTCCCGGCGCTGCGCCCTCGCCCGCGCGGGGCACCCGCTGCCCGCCGTCGTCGAGCCCGACGGGCAGGTCGCGTTCCCCGACCTGCCGGCGGGACCGCCGCTGGGCCTGGGCGGCATACCGTACGAGACGACCGAACTGGAGCTGGCCGAGGGCAGCCAGCTCGTCTTCTACACGGACGGGCTCGTCGAGGACCGCACCCGCGACATCGACGTCGGCCTGGAACTGCTGCGGCAGGCCCTCGCCCACCCCGACCGCACGCCCGAGGAGAGCTGCAAGGCGGTGCTGGAGGCACTGCTGCCGGCCCACCCCAAGGACGACGTGGCCCTGCTGGTCGCCCGGACGCGCACGCTGGGAGGCGACCGGATCGCCGACTGGGACGTGCCGTTCCACCCGGGCGCGGTGGCCGGTGTGCGGGCCGCCGCCGTGGCCCAGCTCGACGCGTGGGGACTGTCCGAGCTGTCCTTCGCCACCGAGCTGGTCCTCAGCGAGCTGATCACCAACGCCATCCGCTACGGAGCCGCCCCCGTGCATGTGCGGCTGCTCCACGACCGTGGCGTGACCTGCGAGGTCGCCGACAGCAGCAGCACCTCACCGCACCTGCGGTACGCCGCGACGACCGACGAGGGCGGCCGCGGGCTGTTCCTCGTCGCGCAGCTCTCCGAGCGGTGGGGCACCCGCTACACCGCCCACGGCAAGGTCATCTGGGCCGAGCTCCCCCCGACCGGCGGCACCTCGTCGGCGGAGCGGGACGGGGCGCTGCTCCTCGACGCCTTCGACGTGGACCCCATCTGA
- a CDS encoding DoxX family protein, producing MTALLTSTASWRSRLVHTDAPGEVILVRLYVGAVFASEGVLKFLRPDALGAGRFDRAGIPAPGFLAPLDGVLEIACGLLILAGLATRLAAVPMVVDMLGALALTKLPILWGGAPLFPGESGWWDFTHASRTDLAQLCGTLFLLAVGAGAWSLDAYLSRHSRLEAATRP from the coding sequence ATGACCGCGCTCCTGACCTCCACCGCCTCCTGGCGCTCCCGGCTCGTGCACACCGACGCACCCGGCGAGGTGATCCTCGTACGGCTGTACGTGGGGGCCGTCTTCGCGTCCGAGGGCGTCCTCAAGTTCCTGCGGCCCGACGCTCTGGGCGCCGGCCGCTTCGACCGGGCCGGGATCCCCGCTCCCGGGTTCCTCGCGCCGCTGGACGGGGTCCTGGAGATCGCTTGCGGCCTGCTGATCCTGGCCGGACTCGCCACCCGGCTCGCGGCCGTTCCGATGGTGGTCGACATGCTGGGCGCCCTGGCCCTGACGAAGCTGCCGATCCTGTGGGGCGGGGCGCCGCTGTTCCCCGGCGAGTCCGGCTGGTGGGACTTCACGCACGCCTCGCGCACGGACCTGGCCCAGCTGTGCGGCACGCTGTTCCTGCTGGCCGTGGGGGCGGGGGCGTGGTCGCTCGACGCGTACCTCTCCCGGCACTCCCGCCTGGAGGCCGCCACGCGACCTTGA
- a CDS encoding DUF2795 domain-containing protein — translation MAVNPIEIQKSLGGVSYPASKDEIVKQAKQHGADRKIMDALKSMPDKEYDSPAEVNKEVRKGS, via the coding sequence ATGGCTGTGAACCCCATCGAGATACAGAAGAGCCTCGGCGGCGTGAGCTACCCCGCCTCGAAGGACGAGATCGTCAAGCAGGCGAAGCAGCACGGCGCCGACCGCAAGATCATGGACGCTCTCAAGTCCATGCCGGACAAGGAATACGACTCCCCGGCCGAGGTGAACAAGGAGGTCCGCAAGGGGTCCTGA
- a CDS encoding universal stress protein, whose translation MDGPATDTRDELVVGVDPRDASRPALDWAADEALRRNLALRLVLAVVPGRDPRHGARRPDDTLHRAALRKEGTEALADAAAWIADTHGGLAATPEIADGVPAAVLCARSGRARMLVLGSRHLGRTAEFFSTGSVAVPVSARAECPVVVVAEPERIPRGPAHLVVGIDGSEACRAALAFALEEASLRGVALRAVWVWPEPPVPVADTLGALAGDPESEESAASRERHRLLSAAVAEPARAHPDVEVGEQVLRGHPVEELALASHDAVAVVVGRRGHGGYTGMRLGSVVHGLLHRAECPVITVPSQ comes from the coding sequence ATGGACGGACCGGCCACGGACACCCGGGACGAGCTGGTCGTCGGCGTCGACCCGCGCGACGCATCCCGCCCCGCCCTCGACTGGGCGGCCGACGAGGCCCTGCGCAGGAACCTCGCACTGCGCCTGGTGCTGGCCGTGGTCCCCGGCCGCGACCCGCGCCACGGCGCCCGCCGGCCGGACGACACCCTCCACCGGGCAGCCCTGCGCAAGGAGGGTACGGAGGCCCTGGCCGACGCCGCCGCCTGGATCGCGGACACGCACGGCGGCCTCGCCGCGACCCCCGAAATCGCCGACGGCGTCCCGGCGGCGGTGCTGTGCGCCCGCTCCGGCAGGGCCCGCATGCTGGTGCTCGGCTCCCGCCACCTGGGCCGTACGGCGGAGTTCTTCAGCACCGGCTCGGTCGCCGTCCCCGTCAGCGCGCGGGCCGAGTGCCCGGTCGTCGTCGTGGCCGAACCCGAACGCATCCCCCGCGGCCCCGCCCACCTGGTCGTGGGCATCGACGGCAGCGAGGCGTGCCGGGCCGCGCTCGCCTTCGCCCTGGAGGAGGCGAGCCTGCGCGGCGTGGCGCTCCGGGCGGTCTGGGTCTGGCCCGAGCCACCGGTCCCGGTCGCCGACACACTGGGCGCCCTGGCGGGCGACCCCGAGAGCGAGGAGTCGGCGGCCTCCCGCGAACGCCACCGCCTGCTGTCGGCGGCCGTCGCCGAGCCGGCCCGCGCCCACCCGGACGTGGAGGTCGGCGAACAGGTGCTGCGCGGCCACCCCGTGGAGGAGCTGGCCCTGGCCTCGCACGACGCGGTCGCGGTCGTCGTCGGGCGGCGCGGCCACGGCGGCTACACCGGCATGCGGCTCGGCTCGGTCGTCCACGGCCTGCTGCACCGGGCGGAGTGCCCGGTCATCACCGTCCCGTCCCAGTGA
- a CDS encoding DUF3040 domain-containing protein translates to MAPGMDEDRLLAEIERLLAREDPALDERMTALGRQFTEGDAAPGPARPARRERTGRRNWRKVVAIAAVVIGLLGILLTAILSRPADSGFEQPPPAGMPPAVTLRI, encoded by the coding sequence ATGGCACCAGGGATGGACGAGGACCGCCTTCTCGCCGAGATCGAACGGCTTCTCGCGCGTGAGGACCCCGCTCTCGACGAGCGCATGACGGCACTCGGCCGGCAGTTCACCGAGGGCGATGCCGCACCCGGGCCGGCGCGGCCCGCGCGGCGGGAGCGGACGGGCCGCCGGAACTGGCGCAAGGTGGTCGCGATCGCCGCGGTCGTGATCGGCCTCCTCGGGATCCTCCTCACGGCGATCCTCAGCCGGCCCGCCGACTCCGGATTCGAGCAGCCACCCCCGGCCGGCATGCCCCCGGCGGTCACCCTTCGGATCTGA